One stretch of Candidatus Eremiobacteraceae bacterium DNA includes these proteins:
- a CDS encoding polyribonucleotide nucleotidyltransferase, translating into MELGGRTLTMETGELARQASGSVFIRYGDTCVLCAATASAGPREGADFFPLTVDYEERMYAAGKIPGGFIKREGRPSEKATLTARLIDRPIRPLFADGFRNDIHIVCTILSIDPEIDPDVVALTGAGAALALSDIPFEYPVAGVRVGLIDGRYVINPTRTELESSTLDMIIAGTSDAVMMVEGGCKEISEDQFLGGVEAGHAAIKDILEQTRSLVARAGKKKRTFPLFNPSASMRQFVDEVFGHDIARAMRITSKTERNRAFETISREEARSRIAGHPLEAELRPLLDDGRNHDFDKCVKAREEEELRVMVVDEGLRPDGRKLDEIRPISCRTSVVPRTHGSALFTRGETQIFTAATLGSISDEQRVDGLLPQYFKRYMHYYNFPPYSVGETRPMRGPGRREIGHGWLAERALVPMLPPQDEFPYTLRLVSETFESNGSSSMGSVCASTMALMDAGVPLRKHVGGVAMGLVLKDGAYSVLTDIQGLEDALGEMDFKVAGTVDGITAVQMDIKVRGITIEIMRRAMAQAREGRMFIIGKLKETIPSPRRSLSHFAPRMFVLEIHPDKIKDIIGPGGKVINKIVADTGAKIDIENDGRVFIASPDAEAGEKAKRMVEDIARDVEVGEIYTGVVKRIITIGAFVQILPGKEGLVHISQLANHRVNRVEDEVQVGDEIQVRVAEIDHQGRINLTRKGLLETANN; encoded by the coding sequence ATGGAGCTGGGCGGGCGCACTCTCACCATGGAAACCGGTGAGCTCGCGCGCCAAGCCAGCGGCTCCGTCTTTATCCGTTATGGCGATACGTGCGTCTTGTGCGCCGCGACCGCCAGTGCAGGCCCCCGCGAGGGCGCAGATTTCTTCCCCCTCACCGTGGACTACGAAGAGCGCATGTACGCCGCCGGAAAGATCCCGGGCGGTTTCATCAAGCGTGAAGGCAGGCCGTCCGAAAAGGCGACGCTCACCGCTCGCCTCATCGACCGTCCGATCAGACCGCTTTTCGCCGACGGTTTCCGTAACGACATCCACATCGTCTGCACGATCCTCTCGATCGATCCCGAGATCGACCCCGATGTCGTCGCATTGACCGGCGCGGGCGCCGCGCTCGCGCTCTCGGACATCCCGTTCGAATATCCGGTCGCGGGCGTCCGCGTCGGTCTCATCGACGGGCGCTACGTCATCAATCCGACGCGGACCGAACTCGAGTCGAGCACGCTCGACATGATCATCGCCGGCACATCCGACGCGGTGATGATGGTCGAAGGCGGCTGCAAGGAGATCTCCGAGGACCAATTCCTCGGCGGTGTCGAGGCAGGTCACGCGGCCATCAAAGACATCCTCGAGCAGACGCGCAGTCTGGTCGCCCGCGCCGGCAAGAAGAAGCGGACGTTCCCGCTCTTCAACCCGTCGGCCTCGATGCGTCAGTTCGTCGACGAGGTCTTCGGGCACGACATCGCGCGCGCCATGCGGATCACGTCGAAGACCGAACGCAATCGCGCCTTCGAAACGATCTCGCGCGAGGAGGCTCGCAGCCGCATCGCCGGTCATCCGCTCGAGGCGGAGCTTCGGCCGCTGCTCGACGACGGACGCAATCACGACTTCGACAAGTGCGTGAAGGCACGCGAAGAGGAAGAGCTGCGGGTCATGGTCGTCGACGAAGGGCTGCGCCCCGACGGCCGCAAGCTCGATGAGATCCGCCCGATTTCGTGCCGGACGAGCGTCGTCCCGCGCACGCACGGCTCGGCGCTCTTCACGCGCGGCGAGACGCAAATCTTCACGGCGGCGACGCTAGGCTCGATCTCCGACGAGCAGCGCGTCGATGGACTCTTGCCGCAATACTTCAAGCGCTACATGCACTACTACAACTTCCCGCCGTACTCGGTCGGCGAGACCCGTCCGATGCGCGGCCCCGGCCGGCGCGAGATCGGTCACGGCTGGCTTGCCGAGCGTGCGCTCGTGCCGATGCTGCCGCCTCAAGACGAGTTCCCGTACACGCTGCGGCTCGTCTCCGAGACCTTCGAGAGCAACGGGTCGTCGTCGATGGGCTCCGTCTGCGCGAGCACGATGGCGCTCATGGACGCTGGTGTGCCGCTGCGCAAGCACGTCGGCGGCGTCGCGATGGGCCTCGTCCTCAAAGACGGCGCGTACTCGGTGCTCACCGACATCCAAGGCCTCGAAGACGCTCTCGGCGAGATGGACTTCAAGGTCGCGGGAACTGTCGACGGCATCACGGCCGTCCAGATGGATATCAAAGTCCGCGGCATCACGATCGAGATCATGCGGCGCGCGATGGCTCAGGCCCGTGAAGGCCGCATGTTCATCATCGGCAAGCTCAAGGAGACGATCCCGAGTCCGCGGCGCTCGCTCTCGCACTTCGCGCCTCGGATGTTCGTGCTCGAGATCCATCCCGACAAGATCAAAGACATCATCGGGCCAGGCGGCAAGGTGATCAACAAGATCGTCGCCGATACCGGCGCGAAGATCGACATCGAGAACGACGGCCGCGTCTTCATCGCATCGCCGGACGCCGAAGCGGGCGAGAAGGCGAAGCGGATGGTCGAGGATATCGCACGCGATGTCGAGGTCGGCGAGATCTACACGGGCGTCGTCAAGCGGATCATCACGATCGGCGCGTTCGTCCAGATCCTGCCTGGCAAAGAAGGTCTCGTCCACATCTCGCAGCTCGCCAACCATCGCGTCAACCGCGTGGAGGACGAGGTACAGGTCGGCGATGAGATCCAGGTGCGCGTCGCCGAGATCGACCATCAAGGCCGCATCAACCTGACGCGCAAGGGTCTGCTGGAAACCGCCAACAACTAG
- the rpsO gene encoding 30S ribosomal protein S15, which yields MALKKDQKSSVIGRFGRKENDTGSAEVQVALLTESINELTEHLKVHKKDHASRRGLLMKVGKRRSLLRYLEKADLERYRAIVSKLGLRH from the coding sequence GTGGCACTCAAAAAAGATCAGAAGTCGTCGGTGATCGGCCGCTTCGGCCGCAAAGAAAACGACACCGGATCGGCGGAAGTCCAAGTCGCTCTGCTCACCGAGTCGATCAACGAGTTGACCGAGCACCTCAAGGTGCACAAGAAAGACCATGCGAGCCGTCGCGGTCTTCTCATGAAGGTAGGCAAGCGCCGCAGTCTGCTGAGATATCTCGAAAAAGCGGACCTCGAGCGTTATCGCGCGATCGTCAGTAAGCTCGGCCTGCGTCACTAA
- a CDS encoding LysM peptidoglycan-binding domain-containing protein produces the protein MFRYRRTQRVSLIPFIQALSLVLVFALPTIWGARIYASSPTHYDKVVVQPGDTVWSLVARRAKAGSDVAEAAYDVSSINHLAAGKQLHPGEVLLIPR, from the coding sequence ATGTTCCGGTACCGCCGCACCCAGCGGGTCTCGCTGATTCCCTTTATCCAGGCCCTCTCCCTCGTGCTGGTGTTCGCCCTGCCGACCATCTGGGGGGCCCGTATTTACGCATCCAGCCCGACGCATTATGACAAGGTCGTCGTGCAGCCCGGAGACACCGTTTGGAGTCTCGTCGCTCGGCGCGCGAAGGCCGGGTCGGACGTCGCCGAAGCCGCCTACGACGTCTCGTCGATCAATCACCTCGCGGCCGGCAAACAACTCCATCCGGGCGAGGTCCTGCTAATACCGCGCTGA
- a CDS encoding STAS domain-containing protein has translation MRIDSQTASDPRALHLALTGDLDADGARVVRRALETHIASGRLDVTLDLDRVGFLDSSGLASLIVALRRVRERGGDIKVETASPRIRRVLEVTALARVFKLGPPARAAA, from the coding sequence TTGAGAATAGATTCGCAAACAGCCTCGGATCCCCGAGCTCTCCATCTCGCACTGACCGGAGATCTCGATGCGGACGGGGCGAGGGTGGTGCGCCGCGCCCTTGAAACGCACATCGCGTCGGGGCGTCTGGACGTGACGCTCGACCTCGATCGCGTCGGATTCCTCGACTCGTCGGGCCTCGCATCGCTGATCGTCGCGCTTCGGCGCGTGCGCGAGCGCGGGGGCGACATCAAGGTCGAGACCGCGAGTCCGCGGATACGACGGGTCCTCGAGGTCACCGCGTTGGCCAGAGTGTTCAAACTCGGACCGCCGGCGCGAGCCGCCGCCTGA
- a CDS encoding TolC family protein, producing the protein MRVALAVALIASGLTFAAHPKPAIAAGHAAPSPQASPTASPTPASMPTSSATAGSNGPLVRMTLADALALAAANNLTYQAALADQKAAAARVVTASAGKVPSLTASAARQHTESAGAFVFPSPKGPVKFPISATNYNSISETIQWAIYSGGAVEAEIGEAAAGFASAQNGVAATRADVINETTTKYFALLAAQHRASIADQAVLVARDDEKLAEQQLNAGTAARADVLREQVTLANTQVQSVQADNEAALANADLANTLNIDLGSDIQPTENLNTAVPSFTLGQILADARSKRPELASSADAVTIAADAVKAARAGTLPTLALQIQNAGLTPNFENIKQPQLSETLSVTWKLFDGGMTHGEVAQAQAEVDKAQINLKQLQNGVDLEARQAYLNYVASQAQLAAARSAQSSAAEDLRVTRIRFQAGVGTSLELSDALLADTQAKTQYVTAQAAVQSALVTLERAAGLL; encoded by the coding sequence ATGCGCGTTGCCTTGGCCGTTGCGCTCATCGCGAGCGGCTTGACCTTCGCCGCTCATCCCAAGCCTGCCATCGCCGCCGGACATGCGGCGCCCTCGCCGCAAGCCTCGCCGACGGCATCACCGACGCCGGCGTCGATGCCGACGTCGTCGGCGACCGCCGGATCGAACGGACCGCTCGTCCGCATGACGCTCGCCGATGCGCTGGCGCTTGCTGCGGCCAACAATCTGACCTATCAAGCGGCGCTCGCCGATCAGAAGGCAGCGGCTGCGCGCGTCGTCACGGCGAGCGCAGGCAAGGTACCCTCCCTCACCGCTTCCGCTGCACGCCAGCATACTGAGAGCGCGGGCGCCTTCGTGTTCCCGTCGCCGAAGGGGCCGGTGAAGTTTCCGATCTCGGCGACGAACTACAATAGTATCTCCGAGACGATCCAATGGGCGATCTATAGCGGCGGCGCGGTCGAAGCCGAGATCGGCGAGGCTGCGGCGGGGTTCGCCTCGGCGCAAAACGGCGTCGCTGCGACGCGTGCCGACGTCATCAACGAGACGACCACCAAGTATTTCGCGCTGCTGGCGGCGCAGCATCGAGCCTCGATCGCGGATCAAGCGGTGCTCGTCGCGCGCGATGATGAGAAGCTCGCCGAACAGCAGTTAAACGCGGGCACGGCGGCGCGAGCGGACGTCCTGCGCGAGCAAGTGACGCTCGCCAACACGCAAGTGCAATCCGTTCAGGCCGACAACGAAGCGGCGCTCGCGAACGCGGACCTTGCGAACACGCTCAACATCGATCTCGGCAGTGATATCCAGCCGACGGAGAATCTCAACACCGCGGTGCCGTCATTCACCCTCGGTCAGATCCTCGCGGACGCTCGATCGAAGCGGCCGGAGCTCGCGTCGTCGGCCGACGCCGTGACGATCGCGGCGGATGCCGTCAAGGCCGCGCGCGCCGGCACGCTTCCGACCCTTGCGCTCCAGATCCAAAACGCCGGCCTGACGCCTAACTTCGAGAACATCAAGCAGCCGCAACTTTCCGAGACATTGAGCGTAACGTGGAAGCTGTTCGACGGCGGTATGACGCACGGCGAAGTGGCCCAGGCCCAGGCAGAAGTCGATAAAGCCCAGATCAATCTGAAGCAGTTGCAGAACGGCGTCGATCTCGAGGCGCGACAAGCGTATCTCAACTACGTCGCGTCGCAGGCGCAGCTCGCGGCTGCGCGCTCGGCGCAGTCGTCGGCGGCAGAAGATCTGCGCGTCACGCGCATCCGTTTCCAAGCCGGTGTCGGAACGTCGCTGGAGCTATCCGACGCGCTGCTCGCCGACACGCAGGCGAAGACGCAGTACGTCACAGCACAAGCAGCCGTTCAATCCGCGCTCGTGACCCTCGAGCGGGCCGCCGGCCTACTTTAA
- the lexA gene encoding transcriptional repressor LexA, which produces MDRKTTPRQQAILDVIKDFTREHGYPPSVREIGERVGLSSSSTVQCHLRTLEKKGLIKRDPTKPRALTSESDSVARDVITVPIIGRVAAGVPITAAENIEEEFALPASLVRNSGSFMLRVKGESMVDAAILDGDLILVNPQKIANNGEIVVAMIDGEATVKSFYKEDNRVRLQPQNKYMEPIYTDNVDIVGKVSAIIRKL; this is translated from the coding sequence GTGGATCGCAAGACGACGCCAAGGCAGCAAGCCATACTCGACGTCATCAAAGACTTCACGCGCGAGCACGGCTATCCGCCGTCAGTCCGCGAGATCGGCGAACGCGTCGGACTGTCGTCGAGCTCGACCGTCCAGTGCCATCTGCGTACGCTCGAGAAGAAGGGGCTCATCAAGCGCGATCCGACCAAGCCCCGCGCCCTCACATCCGAGTCCGATTCCGTCGCCCGCGACGTCATCACCGTGCCGATCATCGGCCGCGTCGCCGCCGGCGTGCCGATCACGGCCGCCGAGAATATCGAAGAAGAATTCGCGCTGCCTGCCAGCCTCGTCCGAAACTCCGGGTCGTTCATGCTCCGCGTCAAGGGCGAGTCGATGGTCGACGCCGCCATCCTCGACGGCGACCTCATCCTCGTCAACCCGCAGAAGATCGCGAACAACGGCGAGATCGTCGTCGCGATGATCGACGGCGAAGCGACGGTGAAGTCGTTCTATAAGGAAGACAATCGCGTCCGCCTGCAGCCGCAGAACAAGTATATGGAACCGATCTACACGGACAACGTGGACATCGTCGGCAAGGTCTCGGCCATCATACGAAAGCTTTGA
- a CDS encoding gamma-glutamyl-gamma-aminobutyrate hydrolase family protein gives MRPRIAVTVNPGEASAPGARKKYRDAVTAAGGEPILIDGAGHSSLAETLLAFDGILLPGGTDVDPAAYGGRPHPSVDVADPRRDALELEAARIAKRSGLPMFAICRGMQVVNVALGGTLYEDIADQYDAANGLRLRHEQTPDFGRHETTHEVDLKVGSKLAEIAGSSAMRVNSLHHQAVRRVAHGLEPVAHARDGIVEAYELRGEHPFFVGVQWHPEELVGADEPSRRLFASFVAAASRRAAAKQLAADRS, from the coding sequence ATGAGACCGAGGATTGCGGTCACCGTCAACCCGGGTGAGGCGTCCGCTCCCGGCGCACGCAAGAAGTACCGCGACGCGGTCACGGCAGCGGGCGGAGAGCCGATCCTCATCGACGGCGCCGGTCATTCGAGCCTTGCCGAAACGCTCTTGGCGTTCGACGGGATCCTGCTGCCGGGCGGCACCGACGTGGATCCGGCGGCGTACGGCGGAAGGCCGCACCCGAGCGTCGACGTCGCCGATCCTCGGCGCGACGCGCTCGAACTCGAAGCTGCCCGCATCGCCAAACGGTCCGGACTGCCGATGTTCGCGATCTGCCGCGGCATGCAGGTCGTCAACGTCGCTCTCGGCGGCACGCTCTACGAAGACATCGCCGATCAATACGACGCCGCGAACGGCCTACGATTGCGCCACGAGCAGACGCCCGATTTCGGCCGGCACGAGACGACACACGAAGTCGACCTGAAGGTCGGCTCGAAACTCGCCGAGATCGCCGGCTCGTCTGCGATGCGCGTCAATTCGCTGCACCATCAGGCCGTGCGCCGGGTCGCACACGGGCTCGAACCCGTTGCGCACGCGCGAGATGGGATCGTCGAGGCGTACGAGCTCCGCGGCGAGCACCCGTTCTTCGTCGGCGTGCAATGGCATCCGGAGGAACTCGTCGGCGCCGACGAACCGAGCCGTCGCCTTTTCGCCTCATTCGTCGCGGCCGCGTCGCGCCGCGCTGCGGCAAAACAGCTCGCCGCGGACCGGAGCTAA